One candidate division WOR-3 bacterium genomic window carries:
- a CDS encoding efflux RND transporter periplasmic adaptor subunit: MRRTLIILVMLLFLFPFCKGKEKKVTEVVVSVKTAVVKDTTIPVVVDVVGKIMPKNAVSVFAQISGKVEKILVREGDTVFLNQTLATVIQEVPGSEFKPYSVKSPIRGIVLKSLIDIGKTINPQTPLFEVGDIGCLNFKGQVFGEERFSVKPKQRIAITDGKKDTVAVVQINLVAPQVDPATGGVTIESQVCRLATPKNNLLIGQTLNGHIIVATRTGMVIPRKAVVNLSEKGTGVYKLEDDKAVFTPIQIISRSEEYYLVSGLKENEIIISEGADRITDGQKVNVIKE; encoded by the coding sequence ATGAGAAGAACATTAATCATTTTAGTAATGCTATTATTTCTCTTCCCTTTTTGTAAGGGAAAAGAGAAAAAGGTTACTGAAGTGGTAGTTTCTGTTAAAACCGCAGTGGTAAAAGATACAACAATACCTGTGGTCGTTGATGTGGTAGGTAAGATAATGCCGAAAAATGCCGTGAGCGTCTTTGCTCAAATTTCAGGTAAGGTAGAAAAGATTCTTGTCCGTGAAGGTGATACAGTATTTTTAAATCAGACATTGGCAACTGTTATCCAGGAAGTGCCTGGTAGTGAGTTTAAGCCATATTCTGTAAAATCGCCAATAAGAGGTATTGTATTGAAGTCTTTAATTGATATTGGCAAGACGATAAATCCCCAGACGCCATTGTTTGAAGTCGGCGATATCGGTTGTCTTAATTTCAAGGGGCAGGTATTCGGTGAAGAGCGTTTTTCAGTAAAACCAAAACAGAGGATTGCGATTACTGATGGAAAAAAAGATACGGTTGCCGTGGTTCAAATAAACCTTGTTGCCCCCCAGGTTGACCCGGCCACCGGTGGTGTCACAATAGAAAGTCAGGTCTGTCGTCTTGCCACTCCCAAAAACAATTTGCTTATCGGTCAGACCCTGAATGGGCATATCATTGTCGCAACACGCACTGGTATGGTGATTCCTCGAAAAGCGGTTGTAAACTTAAGCGAAAAAGGCACGGGTGTATATAAGTTAGAAGATGATAAGGCAGTCTTTACACCAATCCAGATAATATCCCGTTCTGAGGAATACTATTTAGTCAGTGGTTTAAAAGAAAATGAAATAATCATCAGTGAAGGTGCAGACCGAATAACTGATGGGCAAAAAGTCAATGTAATTAAGGAATGA
- a CDS encoding efflux RND transporter permease subunit — protein sequence MKITEVSVKRPLTISMVFLGLLVFGIISITKLPVDLFPNITLPMMVVMTTYQGAGPQEVETQITQPFEKILGTLNNIEKITSTSSENSSMIMLQFTWGTDLDAAANDVRDRLGLILPYLPQDAQQPMIFKFDVSQQPVVLYSIKGDIDPLELDRIGDDIADRLQRVGGVAASFVESGVLTEVQIQFDYEKLISLGISPEQVMNILRAQNINFPLGKVESGTKVYTLRVIGEYKNIDEIRKTVIGNKNGIPILLEQVADVKLGPSERTSITRTNRVNSIYGFIQKRTNANTVKVCNDVVKEIENIKKELPSGVSIDVFFNQADFINRSIRSTADTLIIGAILAVLILFLFLGNLRAALIIGITLPITVFFAVFMMFIFNMTINMVSLGGLTIAIGMVVDCAIVVFEAIYRHRQEKGEEPDLASVLGTQEVGMAITASTLTTIAVFLPLLLVRGFASIFFSQIAWTVTFALASSLLVAVTIVPMLMAKLIHIKTELSGIERTVQKFYKRIEDFYLRIIRWALNHRKRIIFGTGGLFVLSLGLLFFIGAELTPSPDRGQIQIEAEMPVGTNLATTDSAIIKLEEILLKEIPEMKNVFITIGSGTGLSALFGGGAGPNAATIWIGLVDREKRNRSVKDIQKALRPKLNSIPGLVVRFTSQESFLFGTGKPIEIKIIGYDLDKAKRINDELIEKLRKVKGLVDIESDLSEGKPEIQFIVDRYKAMQFGLTPYQIGLALRSQIEGMVATQYRIEGREYDIRITLKKGYKDTPEKIKALNIATPVGVVPLRNFLIDTVTVGPEKIEHENTFRVVKITGNVEGRDQNSVARDVQKILKEYPLPPGFKFEMGGGFREMQTTFRDIGFVILIAIFLVYIIMVGQFESFREPFIIMFTVPLAIIGVLWMLFFTNTTVNMQSLMGLLLLAGVVVNNAIVYVDYTNQLRRKHGMPLVDALIEAGRVRLRPILMTALTTIFGLIPMALGIGAGSEIRAPMARSVIGGLLFATFLTLVFIPTIYLVIEKRTKSEKGV from the coding sequence ATGAAGATCACCGAAGTTTCTGTAAAAAGACCCCTAACAATTTCAATGGTCTTTTTGGGGTTGCTGGTCTTCGGCATAATATCGATAACCAAATTACCCGTTGACCTGTTCCCCAATATCACCCTCCCAATGATGGTTGTGATGACGACCTATCAGGGTGCGGGACCGCAGGAGGTTGAGACCCAGATCACCCAGCCTTTTGAGAAGATTCTTGGTACGCTCAACAATATTGAAAAGATTACCTCAACCTCTTCGGAGAACTCTTCAATGATTATGCTACAATTTACTTGGGGAACCGACCTTGATGCTGCGGCAAATGATGTGCGTGATAGACTTGGTTTGATATTACCGTATCTGCCCCAGGATGCCCAGCAACCGATGATATTTAAATTTGATGTATCACAACAGCCCGTGGTACTTTACAGCATCAAAGGGGATATTGATCCGCTGGAACTTGACCGGATTGGTGATGATATTGCGGATAGACTCCAAAGGGTCGGTGGGGTTGCTGCTTCCTTTGTTGAAAGTGGAGTTCTGACCGAGGTCCAGATTCAATTTGATTATGAGAAACTCATCAGTCTGGGGATCAGCCCGGAACAGGTGATGAATATCCTGCGTGCCCAGAATATAAATTTTCCTTTGGGCAAGGTGGAATCCGGTACAAAGGTATATACCCTGCGGGTGATTGGTGAGTATAAAAATATTGATGAAATCCGAAAGACCGTGATCGGCAACAAGAACGGAATTCCGATTTTACTGGAACAGGTTGCAGATGTGAAACTTGGTCCATCTGAGAGAACTTCAATCACCCGGACGAATCGGGTCAATTCAATATATGGTTTTATTCAGAAGAGAACGAATGCCAATACCGTAAAGGTCTGTAATGATGTGGTAAAAGAGATTGAAAACATTAAGAAGGAATTACCCTCGGGTGTCAGTATTGATGTATTTTTCAATCAGGCAGATTTTATAAATCGTTCTATTCGTAGCACTGCGGATACACTGATAATCGGTGCGATACTTGCGGTTTTAATTCTCTTTTTGTTCCTCGGAAATCTGAGGGCAGCCCTCATAATTGGTATCACACTTCCTATTACAGTATTCTTTGCGGTCTTTATGATGTTTATCTTCAATATGACGATCAATATGGTCTCGCTCGGTGGTCTGACGATTGCGATCGGCATGGTCGTCGACTGTGCAATCGTTGTGTTTGAGGCAATCTATCGGCACCGACAGGAAAAGGGTGAAGAACCTGATCTGGCATCGGTTCTGGGCACACAGGAAGTTGGTATGGCAATCACCGCCTCAACCTTGACCACGATCGCGGTTTTCTTACCATTGCTTCTGGTGCGGGGATTTGCGTCAATATTTTTCAGTCAGATCGCCTGGACTGTGACCTTTGCCCTTGCCTCGTCATTGCTTGTGGCAGTAACGATTGTGCCGATGTTGATGGCAAAGTTGATACATATTAAAACAGAACTCAGTGGTATTGAAAGAACAGTCCAGAAATTTTACAAGAGGATAGAAGATTTCTATCTAAGAATAATCCGTTGGGCATTGAATCATCGCAAGAGGATAATCTTTGGTACCGGTGGGCTCTTTGTATTGAGTTTAGGTCTTTTATTCTTTATCGGCGCTGAACTCACACCATCCCCGGACCGGGGGCAGATCCAGATTGAAGCCGAGATGCCTGTAGGCACAAATCTTGCAACTACTGATTCAGCAATAATCAAATTAGAAGAGATACTGCTGAAAGAAATACCGGAGATGAAAAATGTTTTTATCACGATTGGCTCAGGCACCGGTCTTTCCGCGCTCTTTGGTGGCGGAGCAGGTCCAAATGCGGCAACAATCTGGATCGGGCTTGTAGATAGAGAAAAGCGCAACCGTTCGGTAAAAGATATTCAGAAAGCGCTCCGGCCTAAATTGAATTCCATCCCCGGTCTTGTCGTCCGCTTCACCTCCCAGGAGTCTTTCTTATTTGGCACTGGCAAACCGATTGAAATAAAGATAATCGGCTATGACCTTGATAAGGCAAAAAGAATCAATGACGAGTTGATTGAAAAATTAAGAAAAGTAAAAGGTCTTGTTGATATTGAATCGGATTTGAGTGAGGGTAAGCCTGAGATTCAGTTCATCGTTGATAGATACAAGGCAATGCAATTTGGTCTTACCCCTTATCAGATTGGTCTTGCCTTGAGGAGTCAGATTGAAGGGATGGTTGCGACCCAGTATCGTATTGAGGGAAGGGAATATGATATAAGGATTACGCTCAAAAAGGGATATAAAGATACACCGGAGAAGATTAAGGCACTGAATATTGCAACACCGGTCGGGGTTGTGCCTTTGAGAAACTTTCTCATTGATACGGTTACCGTCGGACCGGAGAAGATTGAGCATGAAAACACATTCCGGGTGGTCAAAATCACCGGCAATGTAGAAGGCAGGGATCAGAATAGTGTAGCACGTGATGTGCAAAAGATATTAAAAGAATACCCTCTGCCTCCGGGATTTAAATTTGAAATGGGTGGTGGATTTAGAGAGATGCAGACAACATTCAGGGATATCGGTTTTGTAATCCTTATTGCGATATTCCTTGTCTATATTATAATGGTCGGGCAGTTTGAATCTTTCCGGGAGCCATTTATTATTATGTTCACAGTCCCCCTGGCAATCATCGGTGTATTATGGATGCTTTTCTTCACCAATACGACCGTCAATATGCAGAGTTTAATGGGCTTGTTATTGCTTGCCGGTGTTGTGGTAAACAATGCCATTGTCTATGTGGATTATACAAATCAATTGCGGCGAAAACATGGGATGCCTCTTGTTGATGCATTGATTGAGGCAGGCAGGGTGCGTCTCAGACCGATTCTGATGACGGCACTTACTACAATCTTCGGTTTAATTCCGATGGCACTCGGTATTGGTGCGGGGAGTGAAATTCGTGCACCAATGGCACGTTCGGTTATTGGCGGCTTGCTCTTTGCCACATTCTTGACTCTGGTCTTCATTCCCACGATCTATCTGGTGATTGAAAAAAGAACAAAGAGTGAAAAAGGGGTGTAG
- a CDS encoding endonuclease domain-containing protein, translated as MKLTPRNKIILKRLRGNMTLAEKRLWYKIRDKQLGVKFRRQQMIGRYIVDFVCFEKKLIIEVDGSGHFESKIDKIRDRWLRSQGYRVLRFWNNDVLRNIDGVMEVIISELSPSPLSPPLKGGEVSVSRRPFKKEEIEEGESLLKFGESENGGNIEKCNSCELLITICLGIFVHL; from the coding sequence ATGAAACTAACCCCACGAAACAAAATAATATTAAAACGCCTAAGAGGCAATATGACCTTAGCAGAAAAGAGATTATGGTATAAGATACGAGATAAACAATTAGGTGTAAAATTTCGAAGACAGCAGATGATAGGACGCTATATTGTGGATTTTGTCTGTTTTGAGAAAAAATTGATTATTGAGGTTGATGGCAGTGGGCATTTTGAGAGCAAGATTGATAAAATAAGGGATAGGTGGCTTCGGTCACAAGGATACAGGGTATTAAGATTTTGGAATAACGATGTATTAAGAAATATCGATGGGGTGATGGAAGTGATAATCAGTGAATTGTCACCCTCCCCTTTATCCCCTCCCCTCAAGGGAGGGGAAGTTTCAGTAAGTCGAAGGCCCTTCAAAAAAGAGGAAATTGAAGAAGGCGAAAGCCTTCTCAAGTTTGGAGAATCGGAAAATGGAGGTAATATAGAAAAATGCAATTCTTGCGAATTATTAATAACAATATGTTTAGGAATCTTCGTACATCTATAA
- a CDS encoding TetR/AcrR family transcriptional regulator, whose protein sequence is MKKDMREKIMKSAMAIFARKGFFKTTVDDIARAAGVAKGTVYLYFKDKTEIYINIIETHLNSALADLQSVDRENLTSSEKLKKIAGDWLLHAIEFHKFFPVVSMENINQAFRIMKGVKKRVFPIINQIISSVAEIIETGIKNGEFRKINPRIAAISFLNIMRAPLLLSIFTSEQIEVSEEILSLFFEGLQNRKESR, encoded by the coding sequence ATGAAGAAAGATATGCGTGAGAAGATTATGAAATCAGCGATGGCAATCTTTGCCCGAAAGGGATTTTTTAAAACCACGGTTGATGATATTGCCCGGGCCGCGGGGGTCGCAAAGGGGACAGTTTATTTATATTTTAAGGATAAAACCGAAATATATATAAATATCATCGAAACCCACCTTAATTCCGCACTGGCAGATTTGCAAAGCGTCGATCGCGAAAATTTGACCAGCAGTGAGAAATTAAAGAAGATTGCCGGAGATTGGCTCCTCCATGCTATTGAATTTCATAAATTTTTTCCGGTTGTGTCCATGGAAAATATAAATCAGGCATTCAGAATAATGAAGGGCGTAAAAAAACGCGTTTTCCCCATCATCAATCAGATTATTTCTTCGGTAGCAGAAATAATTGAAACTGGGATTAAGAATGGTGAATTTCGTAAAATAAACCCCCGCATCGCTGCTATCAGTTTTCTTAATATCATGCGGGCACCGCTTTTATTAAGTATCTTTACTTCTGAGCAAATAGAGGTAAGTGAAGAAATTCTCAGTCTATTTTTTGAAGGTCTACAAAACCGAAAGGAGTCAAGATGA
- a CDS encoding efflux RND transporter periplasmic adaptor subunit — translation MKRYLIAIIIIIVIGAVLRLTLVKRQTGAKMEKVPPTVEVISVKKSDVRKTCTIIGTLVADKTVQIFPETMGRVTKIFVKEGSYVQKGEKIIGMRNETVGFDFEEASVTTPISGTIAKILVDVGSTVAPQMPVAMVVDLSRIKVSFNVPEIDAQCFRVNMPIIINVDAVSEKVFNGYISEISPIIDPLTKTVAVKGIIQNPVADLKPGMTARVSIKMSEKKGAVAISKDALIDNSVFVVNKDSIAERRPIKIGLVGDELVEVIEGLNENELVIVLGQQRLAGGEKVIPIVRER, via the coding sequence ATGAAGAGATATTTAATAGCAATTATCATCATTATTGTAATCGGCGCGGTTCTAAGATTGACCCTTGTCAAAAGGCAGACAGGTGCAAAGATGGAAAAGGTGCCGCCAACGGTAGAAGTAATTTCCGTTAAAAAGTCCGATGTCCGGAAGACCTGCACCATCATCGGCACCCTTGTTGCGGATAAAACAGTCCAGATCTTTCCAGAGACAATGGGACGGGTGACAAAAATATTTGTCAAAGAAGGCTCCTATGTCCAGAAGGGAGAGAAAATAATTGGTATGCGCAATGAAACCGTGGGTTTTGATTTTGAAGAGGCGTCTGTCACCACTCCAATCAGTGGCACAATCGCCAAGATCTTAGTAGATGTTGGTTCGACTGTCGCACCCCAAATGCCAGTGGCGATGGTCGTTGATTTATCCCGAATAAAGGTGAGTTTCAATGTCCCGGAAATAGATGCCCAGTGTTTCCGTGTGAATATGCCGATAATTATAAATGTTGATGCAGTCTCAGAGAAGGTGTTTAACGGCTATATAAGCGAGATCAGTCCCATCATCGACCCGCTGACCAAGACCGTGGCGGTGAAAGGAATTATCCAGAACCCGGTCGCAGATCTAAAACCCGGGATGACCGCAAGGGTATCAATCAAGATGAGTGAGAAAAAAGGCGCGGTTGCAATTTCCAAGGATGCACTCATCGATAATTCAGTCTTTGTAGTAAATAAAGACAGCATCGCCGAAAGAAGACCGATAAAAATCGGGCTTGTTGGTGATGAACTTGTAGAAGTCATTGAAGGGCTTAATGAAAATGAACTTGTGATTGTTCTTGGTCAGCAGCGCCTTGCGGGTGGTGAAAAGGTCATTCCGATTGTGAGGGAAAGATGA
- a CDS encoding TolC family protein, with amino-acid sequence MLQFVLLTLLTAQDTVNFSLNEAVEFAYNNNAEIKQLTIDLNKSAADIGIARSAFYPTISATGYYAYLSNLPVFQMDSLAIPMGQHENYNFQVSLQQVLFAWGKIYDAYRIAGINRDIAELKLIRKKQEVRCSVVKSYYGLLVLEKMVELTRESMEQLKRHEEAVRKRYEAGLVSQFDLLRSQVQVANLKPKLIEAENGLRLAREGFKMLLGLPQDKEFNLIDTLEITESDYDLEVLKQEALNNRAELKNLDKVEKLTQIAKTLKARSNLPTLVAGVSYDRKKPFSFGGNDWGSNLTFNVGFQWPIFSGYKNLYEYNKSTLQMKEVELAYENLTKGIILEVKQAYFNLIAAKEAIAAAKENINQAEQALNMMETRYKNGLATNLEYLDSQLATMQAKINYLNALKDYLSARADLLKAVGYE; translated from the coding sequence ATGCTACAATTTGTTCTTCTAACTCTTTTGACTGCCCAGGATACGGTCAACTTTTCATTAAACGAGGCAGTTGAATTTGCCTATAACAACAATGCAGAAATAAAACAACTCACCATTGATTTAAATAAATCTGCAGCCGACATCGGCATTGCCCGCTCGGCATTCTATCCGACAATCTCGGCAACCGGTTATTATGCCTATTTGAGCAACCTGCCCGTCTTTCAGATGGATTCCCTTGCAATTCCAATGGGGCAACATGAAAATTATAATTTCCAGGTCTCGCTCCAGCAGGTATTATTTGCCTGGGGTAAGATATATGATGCCTATCGGATTGCGGGAATCAATCGTGATATTGCAGAATTGAAATTGATAAGAAAAAAACAGGAGGTGCGTTGTTCGGTCGTTAAATCATACTACGGATTACTGGTTCTGGAGAAGATGGTGGAATTGACCAGAGAGAGTATGGAACAGTTAAAAAGGCATGAGGAGGCAGTGCGCAAGCGCTATGAGGCAGGACTTGTTTCACAATTTGACCTGCTCCGCTCCCAGGTCCAGGTTGCTAATCTCAAGCCGAAGCTGATTGAGGCTGAAAATGGTTTACGCCTTGCGCGTGAAGGTTTTAAAATGCTTCTGGGGTTGCCGCAGGATAAGGAATTCAACTTAATAGATACCCTTGAGATAACCGAATCTGATTACGACCTTGAGGTCCTCAAACAGGAGGCATTGAATAATCGTGCAGAATTGAAGAATCTGGATAAAGTTGAGAAATTGACCCAAATTGCAAAGACGCTCAAGGCCCGTTCAAACCTGCCCACGCTCGTTGCGGGTGTTAGTTATGACCGCAAAAAACCATTCAGTTTTGGCGGCAATGACTGGGGTTCAAACCTTACATTTAATGTTGGATTCCAGTGGCCCATCTTCAGTGGCTATAAAAATCTCTATGAATATAACAAATCAACCTTACAGATGAAGGAAGTGGAACTTGCCTATGAAAATCTAACAAAGGGAATTATCCTTGAGGTGAAGCAGGCATATTTCAATCTGATTGCGGCAAAGGAGGCGATTGCTGCGGCGAAAGAGAATATAAATCAGGCAGAGCAGGCACTCAATATGATGGAAACAAGGTACAAAAACGGACTTGCTACAAACCTTGAATATCTTGATTCACAACTCGCAACGATGCAGGCAAAGATAAATTATCTAAATGCCCTGAAGGATTATTTGAGTGCCCGTGCCGATTTGCTAAAGGCAGTGGGGTATGAGTAG
- a CDS encoding FG-GAP-like repeat-containing protein, whose product MLFLIGVLLLGNVGNIVCTDLDGRTYPVGNFEGNWIQTFTPPQQMPNWPKSISVNPYYAPSGVNLADINNDGDLEIIVGSTNNQVYIWDYQGNLMPGWPVTVGGMVQAKVAVGDIDNNGDMEIVIAARNGYVYIYNHDGTSYPNWPQNANGVLGFIAPVLFDLDRDGDLEIIMAQMQSGQPGHVYVWHHNGTVYPGWPQNTDYLAVASVAVADIDNDNLFEIVCLSYRSVYVWDQNGNTEPGWPKLNVAGGMSYAQPVIADLDNDGDQEILHSYYTNSVNYVNIYHHDGTNFTNWPQTFPGPQTYTMPVVGDINGDGDLEIFGGGHIIGAPNLLARHHNGTQVSGWPVNCDMLECSPIVFDVDNDNLREVLVADNTNPGHFYAYEGNGSLVTDWPIPTTSAAIVNSPSVGDVDLDGDIEIALLTSDGTVNLWTISGVPYCGYYTDWGTYYHDQWNTGWFHPKPPQNLNATAAVDHINLVWNKNREPDIAGYNIYRSQTSGGPYTKINTALITDTTYNDYNVSPGITYYYCATAQIRAFAESRLSNETSAQLGIAEMKADFNAGIELKPNPFKKELLIKGKGITGVRIFDISGRLRESFDGKDNIIWHADGLQPGIYLIEIRQKDLKKIEKVIKIQ is encoded by the coding sequence ATGTTATTCTTAATCGGTGTTTTGTTATTAGGAAATGTTGGGAATATTGTCTGCACAGATCTTGATGGCAGAACATACCCGGTCGGAAATTTTGAGGGAAACTGGATACAAACATTCACCCCACCCCAGCAGATGCCAAACTGGCCAAAGTCAATCAGTGTCAATCCATATTATGCACCAAGCGGTGTGAATCTTGCCGATATTAACAACGACGGCGATTTAGAGATTATCGTCGGCTCCACGAATAATCAAGTCTATATCTGGGATTATCAGGGAAATTTAATGCCGGGCTGGCCAGTAACAGTCGGCGGAATGGTTCAGGCAAAGGTTGCAGTAGGTGATATTGATAATAATGGAGATATGGAGATAGTGATTGCGGCACGGAATGGTTATGTCTATATTTATAACCATGATGGAACGAGTTATCCTAACTGGCCCCAGAATGCGAATGGAGTTCTCGGTTTTATCGCACCCGTCCTTTTCGACCTTGACCGTGATGGCGATTTAGAGATTATAATGGCGCAGATGCAGTCAGGACAGCCAGGTCATGTCTATGTCTGGCATCACAATGGCACGGTCTATCCGGGCTGGCCCCAGAATACCGACTATCTTGCCGTTGCTTCGGTTGCGGTTGCAGATATAGATAATGATAATCTCTTTGAAATCGTCTGTCTATCTTATCGCTCAGTATATGTATGGGACCAGAATGGGAATACTGAACCGGGCTGGCCCAAGCTCAATGTTGCAGGTGGCATGAGTTATGCCCAGCCCGTGATTGCTGATTTAGATAATGATGGTGACCAGGAGATTTTACATTCCTATTATACCAATAGTGTCAACTATGTAAATATCTATCACCACGATGGCACAAATTTCACAAACTGGCCCCAGACATTTCCCGGACCCCAGACTTATACAATGCCTGTGGTCGGTGATATTAATGGGGATGGAGATTTAGAGATATTTGGCGGTGGTCATATCATCGGTGCACCAAATCTCCTGGCAAGGCATCATAATGGAACTCAGGTCAGTGGCTGGCCCGTGAATTGTGATATGCTTGAATGTTCACCAATCGTATTTGATGTTGATAATGACAACCTGCGTGAAGTCTTGGTTGCAGATAATACAAATCCTGGACATTTCTATGCCTATGAGGGAAATGGTTCTTTAGTTACTGATTGGCCCATTCCAACAACCTCAGCCGCGATTGTTAACAGTCCTTCTGTCGGTGATGTTGACCTTGATGGTGATATTGAAATTGCCCTGTTAACAAGCGATGGCACGGTCAATCTCTGGACGATTTCGGGTGTTCCATATTGTGGCTATTATACTGACTGGGGAACTTATTATCATGACCAGTGGAATACCGGATGGTTCCATCCCAAACCACCCCAGAATTTAAATGCAACCGCCGCGGTTGACCATATCAATCTTGTGTGGAATAAGAACCGCGAGCCGGATATTGCTGGATATAATATCTATCGTAGTCAGACATCGGGCGGACCTTATACAAAAATAAATACGGCACTCATAACCGATACTACATATAATGATTACAATGTCTCGCCAGGGATTACCTATTATTACTGTGCCACTGCCCAGATAAGGGCGTTTGCGGAATCGCGCCTGAGCAATGAGACCTCTGCCCAGCTGGGAATTGCGGAAATGAAAGCAGATTTTAATGCGGGAATTGAATTAAAACCGAATCCGTTTAAAAAAGAATTATTGATAAAGGGAAAAGGCATTACCGGAGTCAGGATATTTGATATTTCAGGTCGGCTCAGGGAATCGTTTGATGGTAAAGATAATATTATCTGGCACGCAGATGGCTTACAACCGGGCATATATCTCATAGAAATAAGACAAAAAGATTTAAAGAAGATAGAAAAAGTTATAAAAATACAATAG
- a CDS encoding peptidylprolyl isomerase — protein MMQNFRRNTRLILFIVVAAFVLLIFFEWGLNVTGISQREETNIAHIDGVPVAYTDYIRFAQNKEREIKNISREDIWNLMIEEIIWNNLIKKENIKVVDEEIWAIIKSNPPREIYESDFMKDSTGKFDYNKYLELIKLPQSRQWLMEYEFNLRRQLPREKLRSLIYTMAWASPFEDSLTMAKFAVQYDLSFLSLPLFRLKEKVEISDEELKEYYTKHLKDFTNPETKILKYVFFEKYPSSEDSLEAREKLEDLLLRVKEGEDFLKVAREVSDDTLVEKRFKDEKELLPYEAEVYKKLKDGEISEIMLTSRGYELIKRAGKGLIYSAKVKIDISSTTLGELGDRIESFKRAVKELGFEEAAKEYNLTPHKTLPLNPERLNFPVRNQEELAKELKKLKFKKVIGPFSSFGGYYLFILDSVIPAKVLSLNNENEKNIIRSRYERERLKTRLKEYLEDVFKQLQTGNTLERMAQMDTTLFLQTGLRNLSLNEIEMRYGPEFAGVVGSLDSGQVSRPLVTEWAGYIIRCDNKRVMPFDTSLVKYIQYLRQARFQSLSQAIFTPRQIIDNRDKFFE, from the coding sequence ATGATGCAAAATTTTAGACGCAATACCAGGTTGATTTTATTCATCGTGGTGGCTGCCTTTGTTCTTTTGATTTTCTTTGAATGGGGGCTCAATGTGACCGGTATATCCCAGCGTGAGGAGACCAATATCGCCCATATCGATGGGGTTCCGGTTGCTTATACCGATTATATTCGCTTCGCCCAGAATAAAGAGCGTGAAATCAAGAATATCAGCCGGGAAGATATCTGGAATCTGATGATCGAAGAGATAATCTGGAATAACCTTATAAAGAAAGAAAATATCAAAGTAGTGGATGAAGAAATCTGGGCGATCATTAAAAGCAATCCACCGCGAGAGATCTACGAATCGGATTTTATGAAGGATAGCACCGGAAAATTTGATTACAATAAATATCTTGAACTCATCAAATTACCCCAGAGCCGCCAGTGGCTCATGGAATACGAATTTAATTTAAGAAGGCAATTACCACGGGAAAAACTCCGTTCTTTGATTTACACCATGGCCTGGGCTTCCCCTTTTGAAGATAGCCTCACGATGGCGAAGTTTGCGGTCCAGTATGATCTATCATTTTTGAGCCTACCGCTTTTCCGCCTTAAGGAGAAGGTTGAGATTAGCGATGAAGAATTGAAAGAATATTACACCAAACATCTTAAGGATTTTACCAATCCTGAAACGAAGATTTTAAAATATGTATTTTTTGAAAAATACCCTTCGAGTGAAGATTCGCTGGAGGCCCGGGAAAAGCTGGAGGATCTTTTATTACGGGTGAAAGAAGGCGAGGATTTCTTAAAGGTTGCCCGGGAAGTTTCAGACGATACGCTGGTCGAAAAGAGATTCAAGGATGAAAAAGAACTTTTGCCCTATGAGGCCGAAGTTTATAAAAAATTGAAGGATGGCGAAATATCAGAAATAATGCTCACTTCCCGGGGTTATGAGTTAATAAAACGTGCCGGTAAGGGTTTGATATATTCGGCAAAGGTTAAAATTGATATTTCTTCTACAACCCTGGGAGAATTGGGTGACCGGATTGAATCGTTCAAACGGGCAGTAAAAGAACTGGGCTTTGAAGAAGCAGCTAAGGAATATAATCTCACTCCTCATAAGACCCTGCCTTTGAATCCGGAAAGATTGAATTTTCCAGTGCGCAATCAAGAAGAACTCGCAAAGGAATTGAAGAAATTGAAATTCAAAAAGGTGATCGGACCCTTCAGCAGTTTTGGCGGTTATTATCTCTTTATCCTGGATTCAGTAATCCCGGCAAAGGTATTGAGTCTTAATAACGAAAATGAGAAGAATATAATCCGCTCTCGGTATGAACGGGAGAGATTAAAAACGAGGCTCAAAGAATATCTGGAAGATGTCTTTAAACAACTCCAAACAGGGAATACCCTGGAAAGGATGGCACAAATGGATACCACCTTATTCCTGCAGACAGGATTGCGGAATTTAAGTTTGAACGAAATTGAGATGCGGTATGGACCAGAATTCGCCGGGGTGGTGGGGTCTCTGGATTCCGGACAGGTTTCCCGTCCGCTGGTGACCGAATGGGCGGGTTATATCATAAGATGCGATAATAAGAGAGTCATGCCTTTTGATACGAGTTTGGTTAAATACATCCAGTATCTCCGTCAGGCACGTTTTCAAAGTTTGAGTCAGGCAATCTTTACACCACGGCAGATAATCGATAATCGGGATAAATTTTTTGAATAA